A stretch of the Microtus ochrogaster isolate Prairie Vole_2 chromosome X, MicOch1.0, whole genome shotgun sequence genome encodes the following:
- the Timm8a gene encoding mitochondrial import inner membrane translocase subunit Tim8 A, protein MDSSSSSSGAGLSTVDPQLQHFIEVETQKQRFQQLVHQMTELCWEKCMDKPGPKLDSRAEACFVNCVERFIDTSQFILNRLEQTQKSKPVFSESLSD, encoded by the exons ATGGACTCCTCGTCGTCGTCTTCGGGCGCGGGTTTGAGCACCGTGGATCCGCAGTTGCAGCATTTCATCGAGGTGGAGACGCAGAAACAGCGCTTCCAGCAGCTGGTGCACCAGATGACGGAACTTTGCTGG GAGAAGTGCATGGATAAACCTGGGCCAAAGTTGGACAGTCGGGCTGAGGCCTGTTTTGTGAACTGTGTTGAGCGCTTTATTGATACAAGCCAATTCATCTTAAATCGACTGGAACAGACCCAGAAGTCCAAGCCGGTCTTCTCAGAAAGCCTTTCTGACTGA